From Streptomyces asiaticus, one genomic window encodes:
- a CDS encoding extracellular solute-binding protein, with protein MAERTPRRPRRRLIAAAALATGVLTGVAACSPGPSGGSATSAKTSGPVSTDPAKAGKVTLTVWDQNTDPGANVSTEALNKAFMAKYPNVTIKRVSRSFADLKTTLKLALSSANPPDVVQANQGYPDMGAFVKGKLLQPVDRYAKAYGWDSSFPSQLLDLNRFSPDGKTWKTGNLYGVSQTGEIIGVYYNKAKLKSLGLSVPTTLGGFETALAKAKASGLQPLSYGDADKSPGIHIFGVIQALAAGKPEVRKLVFDEGDAKWTDSGTLKAATTLRRWADKGYLGSGFNGKSKDQAVDSFGRGKSLFLLEGTWQSAVLAPKMKQNVGFTALSPAAGQPPLTQGGEGLAWSVTSKSKHPDVAGAYIDFLVNKNGMKVAASHGNLPALPPADYKPTPGTVDEDILTRWKAVSEKDGLLPYLDYTTPTFYDTLTAAVQELTAGHLTPKAFTTRLQSDYSSFQNSR; from the coding sequence ATGGCCGAGAGAACCCCACGACGCCCCCGTCGGCGCCTCATAGCCGCGGCGGCGCTCGCCACCGGTGTCCTGACCGGTGTCGCGGCCTGCTCCCCCGGCCCGAGCGGCGGATCGGCCACCAGCGCCAAGACCTCCGGCCCGGTCTCCACCGACCCCGCCAAGGCCGGGAAGGTCACCCTCACCGTGTGGGACCAGAACACCGACCCGGGCGCCAACGTCTCCACCGAGGCGCTCAACAAGGCGTTCATGGCGAAGTACCCGAACGTCACCATCAAGCGCGTCTCCCGGTCCTTCGCCGACCTCAAGACCACCCTGAAACTCGCGCTGTCCTCCGCCAACCCGCCCGACGTCGTCCAGGCGAACCAGGGCTACCCCGACATGGGCGCCTTCGTGAAGGGCAAGCTGCTCCAGCCGGTGGACCGCTACGCCAAGGCCTACGGCTGGGACTCCTCCTTCCCGTCCCAGCTGCTCGACCTCAACCGCTTCTCCCCCGACGGCAAGACCTGGAAGACCGGCAATCTGTACGGCGTCTCGCAGACCGGTGAGATCATCGGCGTCTACTACAACAAGGCCAAGCTGAAGTCGCTCGGCCTGTCCGTGCCCACCACGCTCGGCGGCTTCGAGACCGCACTGGCCAAGGCCAAGGCGTCGGGCCTGCAACCCCTTTCCTACGGCGACGCCGACAAGAGCCCCGGCATCCACATCTTCGGCGTCATCCAGGCCCTCGCCGCCGGCAAGCCCGAGGTCCGCAAGCTCGTCTTCGACGAGGGCGACGCCAAGTGGACGGACTCCGGCACCCTCAAGGCCGCGACCACGCTGCGCCGCTGGGCCGACAAGGGGTATCTGGGCTCCGGCTTCAACGGCAAGAGCAAGGACCAGGCCGTTGACTCCTTCGGCCGGGGCAAGTCCCTGTTCCTCCTGGAAGGCACCTGGCAGTCGGCCGTCCTCGCCCCGAAGATGAAGCAGAACGTCGGCTTCACCGCGCTCAGCCCCGCCGCCGGGCAGCCCCCGCTCACCCAGGGCGGCGAGGGCCTCGCATGGTCCGTGACCTCCAAGTCCAAGCACCCGGACGTCGCCGGCGCGTACATCGACTTCCTCGTCAACAAGAACGGCATGAAGGTCGCCGCCTCCCACGGGAACCTGCCCGCCCTTCCCCCGGCCGACTACAAGCCGACGCCCGGCACCGTCGACGAGGACATCCTCACGCGGTGGAAGGCCGTGAGCGAGAAGGACGGACTGCTGCCCTACCTCGACTACACCACCCCGACCTTCTACGACACCCTCACCGCCGCCGTCCAGGAGCTGACCGCCGGACACCTCACCCCCAAGGCGTTCACCACTCGGCTCCAGTCCGACTACTCCTCCTTCCAGAACAGCAGGTAG
- a CDS encoding carbohydrate kinase family protein → MSTSPWSHRKEAVSVLDVLFAGEVFCDLVLGGIPHLPTPGTEVYADRFAVSPGGTATRAVATARLGLRTGILGVIGTDLFGEHLAARLAAEQNLDPTWLRRDPAVHTPVTVAVTQEHDRAFLTYEEKGALRPEVWEGELPAVRFLQLGIGRPLPAWAAEFRARGTRVVGGVGWDPTGQWSRELLTRLAEVDVFICNAVEATSYTRTGTVEQAVKVLADHVPDVVVTDGGNGAVAVDGATGELVRVAVPRVPAVDPTGAGDVFTAGLITGLNHDWPLTTRLRFAGLCAALSVQSLGGANSAPQWEAIDAFLERTPRIPDADLIRIRAIKP, encoded by the coding sequence TTGAGCACTTCACCGTGGTCGCACCGGAAAGAGGCGGTCTCCGTGCTCGACGTGCTCTTCGCCGGCGAGGTCTTCTGCGACCTCGTCCTCGGCGGCATCCCCCATCTGCCCACCCCGGGAACCGAGGTGTACGCCGACCGGTTCGCCGTCTCCCCCGGGGGAACCGCGACCCGCGCCGTCGCCACCGCCCGCCTCGGACTGCGGACCGGGATCCTGGGGGTGATCGGCACCGACCTCTTCGGCGAGCACCTCGCCGCCCGGCTCGCGGCCGAGCAGAACCTGGATCCGACCTGGCTGCGCCGCGATCCCGCCGTGCACACCCCGGTCACGGTCGCGGTGACCCAGGAACACGACCGCGCCTTCCTCACCTACGAGGAGAAGGGGGCCCTGCGCCCCGAGGTGTGGGAGGGCGAGCTGCCCGCCGTCCGCTTCCTCCAGCTCGGGATCGGACGGCCGCTGCCCGCCTGGGCGGCCGAGTTCCGCGCCCGCGGCACCCGGGTGGTGGGCGGCGTCGGCTGGGACCCCACCGGCCAGTGGTCACGGGAGCTGCTCACCCGGCTCGCCGAGGTCGACGTGTTCATCTGCAACGCCGTCGAGGCGACGAGCTACACCCGCACCGGCACGGTCGAGCAGGCCGTGAAGGTCCTCGCCGACCATGTGCCCGACGTCGTCGTGACCGATGGCGGAAACGGCGCGGTCGCGGTGGACGGCGCCACCGGTGAGCTGGTCCGGGTCGCCGTACCCCGGGTGCCGGCCGTCGATCCCACCGGCGCCGGTGATGTGTTCACCGCGGGACTGATCACCGGCCTGAACCACGACTGGCCCCTCACCACCCGGCTCCGCTTCGCCGGACTGTGCGCCGCCCTGTCGGTGCAGAGCCTGGGCGGCGCGAACAGCGCACCGCAGTGGGAGGCGATCGACGCCTTCCTCGAACGCACCCCCCGGATCCCGGACGCGGACCTCATCCGCATCCGTGCGATCAAGCCCTAG
- a CDS encoding DeoR/GlpR family DNA-binding transcription regulator, translated as MTSRKRHAKIVESLRSTGVASVRELAENLQVSESTIRRDLTLLDRNGELVRTYGGAALSLRGAAEAAGADTEKEIPFDVVISRDEALKDAMAEEAVKLIEDDSVIVLDIGTTPLAIARRLRGRSVTVITSSLPVLDELRDDDAVRLVMLGGVLRRNYQSLVGSLTEQALRQVSADLLFLSCTGVRPNGHVVDNMAVEAPLKQAMIETAGKVVLVAAETKFPGTGSLRVCSLSDLDVLITTSGADPNTLQLCREADGKVILA; from the coding sequence GTGACTTCACGCAAACGACATGCGAAGATCGTCGAGTCACTCCGGTCGACCGGAGTGGCCTCGGTACGCGAGCTCGCTGAGAACCTCCAGGTCAGCGAGTCCACGATTCGCCGGGACCTGACCCTCCTCGACCGCAACGGCGAGCTGGTCCGCACCTACGGCGGAGCGGCCCTGTCACTGCGCGGCGCCGCGGAAGCCGCCGGCGCGGACACGGAGAAAGAGATTCCGTTCGACGTGGTCATCTCGCGCGACGAGGCGCTGAAGGACGCGATGGCCGAGGAGGCCGTGAAGCTGATCGAGGACGACAGCGTGATCGTCCTCGATATCGGAACCACCCCCCTGGCCATCGCTCGCCGGCTGCGGGGCCGTTCCGTCACCGTCATCACCAGCAGCCTGCCGGTGCTCGACGAACTCCGCGACGACGACGCCGTGCGGCTGGTGATGCTCGGTGGGGTGCTGCGCCGCAACTACCAGTCCCTGGTCGGCTCCCTGACCGAGCAGGCACTCCGCCAGGTCAGCGCCGACCTGCTCTTCCTGAGCTGCACCGGAGTACGGCCCAACGGTCATGTGGTGGACAACATGGCCGTCGAGGCCCCCCTGAAACAGGCCATGATCGAGACGGCCGGGAAGGTCGTCCTGGTCGCCGCCGAGACCAAGTTCCCCGGCACCGGATCGCTGCGCGTGTGCTCGCTCTCCGACCTCGACGTCCTGATCACCACCAGCGGTGCCGACCCCAACACGCTCCAGCTCTGCCGCGAGGCGGACGGAAAGGTGATACTCGCATGA
- a CDS encoding 6-phospho-beta-glucosidase translates to MKLTVLGGGGFRVPYVYQALLHDQGSPRIDDVWLYDTDPARLKAMAEVLAQFADGHADAPRVTVSTSLDDALEGSDFVFAAIRVGGLTGRMCDERVALDLDVLGQETTGPGGLAYGLRTIPVMLDIAHRVRRLAPHAYVINFTNPAGMITEAMQSVLGDRVLGICDTPSGLGRRIATTLGLDPSRAQFDYVGLNHLGWMRRVLHDGEDILPRLLADERRLGDLEEGVVFGREWLRDLGVIPNEYLYYYYFNREAVRSILDAPQTRGEFLARQQREFYQRVTEAAGGAAVSLWRKTIADRSANYMAEAKGAVQGEAQPDEDFRPDPAHQGYAGVALSVMAAISRNERATMILNVRNGTTVSGLPRDAVVEVPVTVDANGVHPLTITQPDLHQTGLMQQVKAVERLTISAAVTGSRTDAAKAFSLHPLVDSVTVGRKLLDGYIDRIPEVAEVFGGKTS, encoded by the coding sequence ATGAAGTTGACCGTCCTCGGCGGCGGCGGGTTCCGCGTGCCCTACGTCTACCAGGCCCTGCTGCACGATCAGGGCTCCCCCCGTATCGACGATGTGTGGCTGTACGACACCGACCCGGCCCGGCTCAAGGCCATGGCCGAAGTGCTCGCCCAGTTCGCCGACGGCCATGCCGACGCGCCCAGGGTGACGGTCAGCACGTCGCTCGACGACGCCCTGGAGGGCAGCGACTTCGTGTTCGCCGCCATCCGTGTGGGCGGGCTGACGGGGCGGATGTGCGACGAGCGGGTCGCCCTCGACCTCGACGTCCTCGGCCAGGAGACCACCGGCCCGGGTGGTCTGGCCTATGGGCTGCGCACCATCCCCGTCATGCTCGACATCGCGCACCGGGTGCGGCGGCTGGCCCCGCACGCCTACGTCATCAACTTCACCAACCCGGCCGGCATGATCACCGAAGCGATGCAGAGCGTCCTCGGCGACCGCGTCCTCGGCATCTGCGACACGCCGTCAGGTCTGGGCCGCCGCATCGCCACGACCCTGGGCCTCGACCCGTCCCGGGCCCAGTTCGACTACGTCGGTCTCAACCACCTCGGCTGGATGCGCCGCGTGCTGCACGACGGCGAGGACATCCTGCCCCGGCTGCTCGCCGACGAGCGGCGCCTCGGCGACCTGGAGGAGGGCGTGGTCTTCGGGCGCGAGTGGCTGCGCGACCTCGGCGTGATCCCCAACGAGTATCTGTACTACTACTACTTCAACCGGGAGGCCGTACGGTCCATCCTCGACGCTCCGCAGACCCGCGGTGAGTTCCTCGCCCGCCAGCAGCGGGAGTTCTACCAGCGGGTGACGGAGGCCGCCGGGGGCGCGGCCGTGTCGCTGTGGCGGAAGACCATCGCCGACCGCAGCGCCAACTACATGGCCGAGGCCAAGGGCGCCGTCCAGGGAGAGGCCCAACCGGACGAGGACTTCCGGCCGGACCCCGCGCACCAGGGGTACGCCGGGGTCGCCCTCTCGGTGATGGCCGCGATCAGCCGCAATGAGCGCGCCACGATGATCCTCAACGTGCGCAACGGAACCACCGTCTCCGGGCTCCCCCGCGACGCCGTCGTCGAGGTGCCCGTGACGGTCGATGCCAACGGCGTCCACCCGCTCACCATCACCCAGCCCGATCTCCATCAGACCGGTCTGATGCAGCAGGTCAAGGCGGTCGAGCGGCTCACCATCAGCGCCGCTGTCACCGGCTCCCGGACCGATGCCGCCAAGGCGTTCTCCCTGCACCCGCTGGTCGACTCGGTGACCGTCGGCCGCAAGCTGCTCGACGGCTACATCGACCGCATCCCCGAAGTGGCCGAGGTCTTCGGCGGCAAGACGTCCTAG
- a CDS encoding polysaccharide lyase family 7 protein — protein sequence MRIRTLLTALAAVTTVIGGLALAGPAGASPTATSPTATFADPSKAPGGNFDLSVWQLQEPVGSPGKPTTIPSSRLQGASGFQDDYFATDKRDGAMTFWAPEKGVTTPNSHYARSELREMNRNGGAADWSLGGSHKLQATLRVVSVTKNVCVGQIHLGSGGSSTKPLVELYYRANGDIVLGTENSPDGGQTLHNVAHVSVGKTWNYTIGVSGGDTIDLTVNGSTTHYDIPSSFFPYKQYFKAGSYNQSSSDSTTNGARVGFYGLTVSHG from the coding sequence ATGCGCATCCGTACGCTGCTCACCGCGCTGGCGGCCGTGACCACCGTCATCGGTGGCCTGGCCCTCGCGGGCCCCGCCGGCGCCTCCCCCACGGCCACCTCCCCCACAGCCACCTTCGCCGACCCGTCGAAGGCGCCGGGCGGCAACTTCGACCTCTCGGTGTGGCAACTCCAGGAGCCGGTCGGCTCCCCGGGCAAGCCGACGACCATCCCCTCGTCCAGGCTCCAGGGGGCGAGCGGATTCCAGGACGACTACTTCGCCACCGACAAGCGCGACGGGGCGATGACGTTCTGGGCGCCCGAAAAGGGCGTCACCACCCCGAACTCCCACTACGCCCGCTCCGAACTGCGCGAGATGAACCGCAACGGCGGCGCCGCGGACTGGTCGCTCGGCGGCTCGCACAAGCTTCAGGCGACGCTGCGCGTGGTGTCGGTGACGAAGAACGTCTGCGTCGGCCAGATCCACCTCGGCTCGGGCGGCTCCTCCACGAAGCCGCTGGTGGAGCTGTACTACCGCGCCAACGGCGACATCGTCCTCGGCACCGAGAACTCCCCCGACGGCGGCCAGACCCTGCACAACGTGGCCCATGTGTCGGTCGGCAAGACCTGGAACTACACGATCGGCGTCTCCGGCGGCGACACCATCGACCTGACGGTCAACGGCAGCACGACGCACTACGACATCCCGTCGTCCTTCTTCCCGTACAAGCAGTACTTCAAGGCGGGCTCCTACAACCAGTCGTCCTCCGACAGCACGACGAACGGAGCACGCGTCGGCTTCTACGGGCTGACCGTCTCCCACGGCTGA
- a CDS encoding GNAT family N-acetyltransferase, translated as MGTDVQSFAVANLRRRPVLVEVGGFVAGFDPGTTSPYINYATPLPGARPTARDVMELIEAFRVRELKPRLEFAPDAAPGVEPALREAGFGVEATHAYLVCTPERLAVPRGTAAVPVAVPATDEDYRAIDAALSEAFASEFAASEEGAARLRRVQEDGGAVRFVRAPDGGCAGGATCSAPAVGTAELAGVGTRPAFRGRGIAAAVTAALTETMFARGARSVWLEYSGEGSRRVYERVGFEPWGTRLYMSLEG; from the coding sequence ATGGGCACTGACGTCCAGAGTTTCGCCGTAGCCAACCTTCGCCGCCGCCCCGTGCTTGTCGAGGTCGGCGGCTTTGTGGCGGGGTTCGACCCCGGCACCACCAGCCCGTACATCAACTACGCGACCCCGCTTCCCGGCGCCCGGCCCACCGCCCGGGACGTCATGGAGCTGATCGAGGCGTTCCGGGTACGTGAACTCAAGCCCCGGCTCGAGTTCGCGCCGGACGCCGCGCCCGGGGTGGAGCCCGCGCTGCGGGAGGCGGGGTTCGGTGTGGAGGCCACGCACGCGTATCTGGTGTGCACCCCGGAACGGCTCGCCGTTCCGCGGGGCACGGCGGCCGTTCCGGTGGCGGTTCCGGCCACGGACGAGGACTACCGGGCGATCGACGCCGCGCTGTCCGAGGCGTTCGCCAGTGAGTTCGCCGCCTCCGAGGAGGGGGCGGCCCGGCTGCGCCGCGTCCAGGAGGACGGTGGCGCGGTCCGGTTCGTCCGGGCACCCGACGGGGGCTGCGCCGGTGGGGCCACCTGCTCGGCTCCCGCCGTGGGCACCGCCGAACTGGCGGGCGTGGGCACCCGTCCCGCCTTCCGCGGCCGGGGCATCGCGGCCGCGGTCACGGCCGCGCTGACCGAGACGATGTTCGCCCGGGGCGCGCGGTCGGTCTGGCTGGAGTACTCGGGCGAGGGCTCGCGCCGGGTGTACGAACGCGTGGGGTTTGAGCCGTGGGGGACTCGTTTGTACATGAGCCTCGAGGGCTGA
- a CDS encoding CatB-related O-acetyltransferase, which yields MPAIPADPTVLHPMPEQPRVVLLKPLITSPLIEVGEFSYYDDPDEPTAFETRNVLYHYGPERLVIGKFCALGEGVRFIMNGANHRMDGPSTFPFPIMGGSWADHFDLITGLPGRGDTVVGHDVWFGYRSMVMPGVRIGHGAVIASGSVVVDDVPDYGIVGGNPAKLIRRRYADEDIARLLAVAWWDWPLEHLTGHIRTIMSGSVDELEAAAPRQEVPGGS from the coding sequence ATGCCGGCCATACCCGCCGACCCGACCGTGCTGCACCCGATGCCCGAGCAGCCACGGGTGGTGCTGCTCAAGCCGCTGATCACCTCGCCGCTGATCGAGGTCGGGGAGTTCTCGTACTACGACGACCCGGATGAGCCCACCGCGTTCGAGACCCGCAATGTGCTGTACCACTACGGGCCGGAGCGGCTGGTCATCGGGAAGTTCTGCGCGCTGGGCGAAGGGGTGCGGTTCATCATGAACGGCGCCAACCACCGCATGGACGGTCCGTCCACGTTCCCCTTCCCCATCATGGGCGGTTCGTGGGCCGACCACTTCGACCTGATCACGGGCCTGCCGGGCCGGGGCGACACCGTGGTGGGCCATGACGTCTGGTTCGGATACCGGTCGATGGTGATGCCCGGCGTGCGTATCGGGCACGGCGCGGTCATCGCCTCCGGTTCCGTGGTGGTGGACGACGTTCCCGACTACGGCATCGTCGGCGGCAACCCGGCCAAGCTCATTCGCCGCCGCTACGCCGACGAGGACATCGCCCGACTGTTGGCTGTGGCCTGGTGGGACTGGCCGCTCGAGCACCTCACCGGCCATATCCGCACGATCATGTCCGGCAGCGTGGACGAGCTGGAGGCGGCGGCCCCGCGCCAGGAGGTGCCCGGCGGATCGTGA
- a CDS encoding FG-GAP and VCBS repeat-containing protein, whose product MRSSVPVAAVAVSVLLLAGCSEGGHEGRKPVEGATEGATKGAAGASLGDFNGDGYDDFATAIRPTSASRGPLPARLAVVYGGAHGLDPRHRLVVDGAEDDYVGPLLRTDLDRDGFTDLVTARFRYGGSPRAERTGETVVLRGGPRGLAAPRPLGGGAAGFLALTVGDFDGDGAADLLASAADGEGDGQGDARGVVRVLYGPFGTKAHPARTAPLPTGPTDRPRRGAPATATAGDFNGDHRTDVVLTYRYGLGQADQPELGDTAPLDTPVAHYRGGPKGLVRDKRPEARLAHALGTEDGPREPAAGDADHDGIDDLLAPGQGTLGPGRHRGSGRLTVVHGAKSGLGRGRADLTVDQSGPGMPGDARRGDGFGGSPAVGDITGDGRPDLVVATPEKHNGNGRLTLLPGSRHGHGGEYAPDPDKSPRSPRSPQSPHREHGREPGREQSLDLDTPGVPGRHTPYGFDAFAPQPPLLDVDGDGHDDVIAAAPGYGHGRTGGFWIFRGTGHGLSTRDVRRFTPADLGIRFRTA is encoded by the coding sequence GTGCGTTCGTCCGTTCCCGTCGCCGCCGTGGCCGTGTCCGTGCTGCTGCTCGCGGGGTGCAGCGAGGGCGGTCACGAGGGGCGGAAGCCGGTGGAGGGGGCCACCGAGGGGGCCACCAAGGGGGCCGCCGGGGCCTCGCTCGGGGACTTCAACGGCGACGGTTACGACGACTTCGCCACCGCCATCCGCCCCACCAGCGCCTCCCGGGGACCGCTGCCCGCCCGGCTCGCGGTGGTCTACGGCGGGGCGCACGGCCTCGACCCGCGGCACCGCCTCGTCGTGGACGGCGCCGAGGACGACTACGTGGGCCCCCTGCTGCGCACCGATCTCGACCGGGACGGATTCACCGACCTGGTGACGGCGCGCTTCCGGTACGGCGGTTCGCCGCGGGCCGAGCGGACGGGGGAGACGGTGGTGCTGCGCGGCGGGCCCCGAGGGCTGGCCGCGCCGCGCCCGCTCGGCGGCGGCGCGGCCGGATTCCTGGCGCTGACCGTGGGGGACTTCGACGGGGACGGCGCGGCCGACCTGCTGGCCTCGGCGGCGGACGGCGAGGGCGACGGCCAGGGTGACGCCCGGGGCGTCGTACGCGTGCTGTACGGGCCGTTCGGCACCAAGGCCCACCCCGCCCGTACCGCCCCGCTCCCCACCGGCCCCACCGACCGGCCCCGCCGCGGCGCACCCGCCACCGCCACGGCCGGGGACTTCAACGGCGACCACCGCACCGATGTGGTGCTGACCTACCGCTACGGCCTCGGCCAGGCGGACCAGCCGGAACTCGGCGACACCGCCCCCCTCGACACCCCCGTCGCCCACTACCGCGGTGGCCCCAAGGGCCTGGTGCGGGACAAGCGGCCCGAGGCGCGCCTGGCCCATGCGCTCGGCACGGAGGACGGCCCGCGCGAGCCCGCGGCCGGGGACGCCGACCACGACGGGATCGACGATCTGCTCGCGCCCGGCCAGGGGACCCTCGGCCCCGGCCGCCACCGCGGCTCCGGGCGGCTGACCGTCGTCCACGGCGCCAAGTCCGGTCTGGGCCGGGGGCGTGCGGATCTCACCGTCGATCAGTCCGGCCCGGGCATGCCCGGCGACGCCCGGCGCGGCGACGGCTTCGGCGGCTCCCCGGCCGTCGGCGACATCACCGGCGACGGCCGCCCCGACCTCGTCGTGGCCACCCCGGAGAAGCACAACGGCAACGGCCGGCTCACCCTGCTGCCCGGCTCACGGCACGGGCACGGCGGCGAGTACGCCCCCGACCCGGACAAGAGCCCGCGGAGCCCGCGGAGCCCGCAGAGCCCGCACCGGGAGCACGGCCGGGAGCCCGGCCGGGAGCAGTCCCTGGACCTGGACACCCCCGGGGTGCCCGGCCGGCACACCCCGTACGGCTTCGACGCCTTCGCCCCGCAGCCCCCGCTGCTCGACGTCGACGGGGACGGACACGACGATGTGATCGCCGCCGCGCCCGGCTACGGCCACGGCAGAACGGGCGGCTTCTGGATCTTCCGGGGGACCGGCCACGGGCTCTCCACCCGGGACGTACGCCGCTTCACCCCCGCCGACCTGGGCATACGTTTCCGGACGGCCTAG